DNA from Geobacillus vulcani PSS1:
TCGAAATGAAAAAGCCGCATCCATGTGGAACGAACCGTTGGAAAGTGATCCGCTTGGGCGCTGACATCCGCATTAAATGTGAAGGGTGCGCCCATAGCGTTTTGCTGCCTCGCAAAGAGTTTATCCGCAAAATGAAAAAAGTGCTCGTCAAGCATGAAGAATAAGCAAATGAAGCATGGCGGCGAGGCCATGCTCTTTTGTTGCGAAGGGGGAGGGAGAAAATGACGGAAACGACGCATGTGACATCATGTCCGCTCAACTGCTGGGACGTATGTGGGCTGAAGGTGACGGTGAACGAAGGGAAAGTCGTACGCGTTGACGGCGACGAACACCATCCCATCACGAAAGGGAACATTTGCGGACGCGGGCGAATGTTGAAAGAGCGGGTAAACGCCAAAGAACGCCTTCTCTATCCGTTGAAAAAAGTAAACGGGCAGTTCGTTCGCATTTCTTGGGAAGAGGCGCTTGATGACATCGCAAGAAAAATGCAGGAATTGAAAGAACGGTTTGGGCCGACTGCTGTACTTCACAGCCATGATTATGCCAACAATGGGCTGCTGAAAAATTTGGACAAGCGTTTTTTCAATTGCTATGGTGGCGCAACAGAGCTGATCGGCAGCCTTTGCTGGGGCGCGGGCATTGAGGCGCAGACATGGGATTTTGGCAACGCCTACAGCCATGCGCCAGAAGATATCGACAACAGCCGCCATATCATCATTTGGGGGCGAAACGTTGCCCGCACGAACATGCATTTATTCGAGCGGTTGCTTGCCGCAAAAAAACGTCGGGCGACAATTGTGGTCATCGATCCGCTGTTTGGCCCGACGGCGCGCATCGCCGACCGGTACGTATGCGTGAAACCGGGAATGGACGCTTTTTTGGCGATGGGCATTATGAAAGAGCTGCTTCGACTCGGGTTGGAGGATCGGGCCTTTATCGAGCAACACACAATTGGGTTCGATGATGTCAAACAACTATTGCAGACCATTTCGCTGGTGGAGATTGAGCAGCATACCGGTGTTAGCCGCGATCAAATGACAGAGCTGGCCCGGCTTTACGGGGACAGGCCGACCGCAACGTATCTCGGACTTGGCATGCAGCGCTATGCGAACGGTGGCAATACGATCCGGTGGATTGACGCTCTTGTTGCGGCAAGCGGCAACGTTGGCATTCCCGGTGGAGGGGCGAACTTTGGGAACTTGCAAGTAAGCGAATGTTTCGATAAGGCAGCATTGACGCTCCCGGAGCGGAAAACGGCTTCGCGTACATGGACGATGATGAAGCAGGCGGAAGAGATATTACGGGCGGATGATCCACCCATCGGCATGGTGATCGTCACGTGCGGCAACCCACTTGCTCAAGTGCCGAACACAAATTTGATGAAAAAAGCGTTCGCTTCCGTTGAGACGGTGGTAGTGTTTGAACAGTTCATGACCGATACGGCTGCAATGGCTGATTATGTTTTGCCAGTAGCGGCTTCGTTTGAAGAGGAAGACGTCTATTGCTCATCGATGTACCATGCATATTTGAACTACGGGCCGAAATTGGTCGACCCACCTGGCGAAGCGAAGCCGGATCTTTGGATTTGGACGGAGTTGGCGAAACGGCTCGGGTTTGGGGACGATTTTGCCTATACGCGCGAGCAATTTCTAGCGATGGCGCTCCGCCCATTGGAACAGTATGGCATTACGCTTGCACGACTGAAGGCGGAACATCGCATCCTCTTACCTGTCGAACCGGTGCCATGGCGCGATCGCCGCTTCCAAACACCGAGCGGCAAATATGAATTCACGTCGTCCGTCGCCAAGCAAAAAGGGATGGACGGCCGGCTGCAAATCATGTATCCGGCCGAATCGGAGGAGGCCAATCCATCATTGGCCGCCAAATATCCGTATCGGCTGTTGACGATCCATCCGCTCCGCTCCAACCACTCGCAACATTACCCGCTCATTCCGGCGCTGCAGGTGGTGCGCATTGAGGTGGCGGCC
Protein-coding regions in this window:
- a CDS encoding DUF951 domain-containing protein encodes the protein MEEKQFGLYDIVEMKKPHPCGTNRWKVIRLGADIRIKCEGCAHSVLLPRKEFIRKMKKVLVKHEE
- a CDS encoding molybdopterin-dependent oxidoreductase, with protein sequence MTETTHVTSCPLNCWDVCGLKVTVNEGKVVRVDGDEHHPITKGNICGRGRMLKERVNAKERLLYPLKKVNGQFVRISWEEALDDIARKMQELKERFGPTAVLHSHDYANNGLLKNLDKRFFNCYGGATELIGSLCWGAGIEAQTWDFGNAYSHAPEDIDNSRHIIIWGRNVARTNMHLFERLLAAKKRRATIVVIDPLFGPTARIADRYVCVKPGMDAFLAMGIMKELLRLGLEDRAFIEQHTIGFDDVKQLLQTISLVEIEQHTGVSRDQMTELARLYGDRPTATYLGLGMQRYANGGNTIRWIDALVAASGNVGIPGGGANFGNLQVSECFDKAALTLPERKTASRTWTMMKQAEEILRADDPPIGMVIVTCGNPLAQVPNTNLMKKAFASVETVVVFEQFMTDTAAMADYVLPVAASFEEEDVYCSSMYHAYLNYGPKLVDPPGEAKPDLWIWTELAKRLGFGDDFAYTREQFLAMALRPLEQYGITLARLKAEHRILLPVEPVPWRDRRFQTPSGKYEFTSSVAKQKGMDGRLQIMYPAESEEANPSLAAKYPYRLLTIHPLRSNHSQHYPLIPALQVVRIEVAADVAAKKGLADGDQVRVYNDRGSLVGTVKVLDRAYPGTVNIDEGQWGAFGGPVNVLTSDLESDNGCGSTLYDCLVNVEKIAPEER